A section of the Papio anubis isolate 15944 chromosome 2, Panubis1.0, whole genome shotgun sequence genome encodes:
- the ABCC5 gene encoding multidrug resistance-associated protein 5 isoform X4 — translation MKDIDIGKEYIIPSPGYRSVRERTSTSGPHRDREDSKFRRTRPLECQDALETAARAEGLSLDVSMHSQLRILDEEHPKGKYHHGLSALKPIRTTSKHQHPVDNAGLFSCMTFSWLSSLARVAHKKGELSMEDVWSLSKHESSDVNCRRLERLWQEELNEVGPDAASLRRVVWIFCRTRLILSIVCLMITQLAGFSGPNFQDGCILRSE, via the exons ATGAAGGATATTGACATAGGAAAAGAGTATATCATCCCCAGTCCTGGGTACAGAAGCGTGAGGGAGAGAACCAGCACTTCTGGGCCGCACAGAGACCGCGAAGATTCTAAGTTCAGGAGAACTCGACCG TTGGAATGCCAAGATGCCTTGGAAACAGCCGCCCGAGCCGAGGGCCTCTCTCTGGATGTCTCCATGCATTCTCAGCTCAGAATCCTGGACGAGGAGCATCCCAAGGGAAAGTACCACCATGGCTTGAGTGCTCTGAAGCCCATCCGGACTACTTCCAA ACACCAGCACCCAGTGGACAATGCTGGGCTTTTTTCCTGTATGACTTTTTCGTGGCTTTCTTCTCTGGCCCGTGTGGCCCACAAGAAGGGGGAACTCTCAATGGAAGACGTGTGGTCTCTGTCCAAGCACGAGTCTTCTGACGTGAACTGCAGAAG ACTAGAGAGACTGTGGCAAGAAGAACTGAATGAAGTTGGGCCAGACGCTGCTTCCCTGCGAAGGGTTGTGTGGATCTTCTGCCGCACCAGGCTCATCCTGTCCATCGTGTGCCTGATGATCACGCAGCTGGCTGGCTTCAGTGGACCA AATTTTCAGGATGGCTGTATTCTGCGGTCAGAATGA